TTAGTAGGCTCGAAGCTATCTCCGGGCAATTAGTGCCTGATATTATTTCAATTCAACCTTTGCACGATTATTAAGCGCGAAGCTATCGCCACCCATTTTGTGCCTGATACTAATTCAATTACCCCCCCCTGTAAGATTAACAGCATAATCTGAAGATTGTCGAAATATACATCAACATTGTTTCAATTCAACCCTTGTACGATTAACAGTTCAATAATTGTTTATGAACAGCAAATATATTTAAATTCAACCTTTGTGCGATTAACAGAGATTAGATAACGGCGCCCCAGACGCTGTAAAGAGGATTTAAATTTTTGTACAATGAAGACCAGTCTTAGCGTTTGATAGTTTGCCTTTCATGTATTTCAATTCAACCTTTGTACGATTAACAGTGGAGCAGCTTGAAGGACAGATCGCTTCGGCCAAAATATTTCAATTCAACCTTTGTACGATTAATAGTTTGGAGATTTCCTTCGCATAAAACCGATCCCGTTATTTCACTTCAATCTATGTACGATTAACAGACAGTCGGCATTGTTAATAATCGCTTCCTTGATGATATTTCAATTCAACCTTTATAAGATTAAAAGTTTGGTGGCTATACCGGCACAATTATTTGCTCAAGTATTTCAATTCAACTTTTGTACGATTGACAGGGTACTTCTGCGCTCACTGCTTCCGCGACTATCCCATTTCAATTCAATCTTTGTACGATTAACAGCAGGACGGTCAGCCGAAAGGATTCAAAAATACTGAAATTTCAATTCAACCTTTGTACGATTAACAGGAAGAAACACAACGGAAAGAATGGCACAACTTACTCATTTCAATTCAACCTTTGTACGATTAACAGCAAAGATGCTGTCCGGATCCTGGCAAACGTTCCTTCATTTCAATTCAACCTTTGTACTATTAACAGCTGTATCATCGAGAGCGGCCTGCTGTGCAGTGGACACATTTCAATTCAACCTTTGTACGATTAACAGATCATACAGGTTGTCCGGGATCTCGTTGCCAGTCCAATTTCAATTCAACCTTTGTACGATTAACAGAGTGTCGGGTGCCATCGATGTATATACGGCTTCCATATTTCAATTCAACCTTTGTACGATTAACAGCAATATCGATGCGAATGTATAGTATCCTGCTGCTGGATTTCAATTCAACCTTTGTACGATTAACAGAGAACATACTCAGCAGTGTTCATCTGGTTACTATCATTTCAATTCAACCTTTGTACGATTAACAGTTTATCACCCTACGCATCTCCACTTCTGAAACTTTATTTCAATTCAACCTTTGTACGATTAACAGCTGACGGTGTCCAAAGTCTTGATCACGCTTTCAAAATTTCAATTCAACCTTTGTACGATTAACAGTTTACAAAGCCGGACGGCAATTCCGTATTAAAGCCCATTTCAATTCAACCTTTGTACGATTAACAGTTCCGTTAATTAATAAGTAGCATCCATTTACCACCATTTCAATTCAACCTTTGTACGATTAACAGGCTCTGGAATAAAGACGGAAAACTTACGCTCCGCACATTTCAATTCAACCTTTGTACGATTAACAGAGAACATACTCAGCAGTGTTCATCTGGTTACTATCATTTCAATTCAACCTTTGTACGATTAACAGTTTATCACCCTACGCATCTCCACTTCTGAAACTTTATTTCAATTCAACCTTTGTACGATTAACAGCTGACGGTGTCCAAAGTCTTGATCACGCTTTCAAAATTTCAATTCAACCTTTGTACGATTAACAGTTTACAAAGCCGGACGGCAATTCCGTATTAAAGCCCATTTCAATTCAACCTTTGTACGATTTACAGATTGATGAGCCGCCAAGCAGGAAAGATAATCAAACGATTTCAATTCAACCTTTGTACGATTAACAGCACATTGTTCGTAGAGAATTTGGTAAGCGATATCTCATTTCAATTCAACCTTTGTACGATTAACAGGAGGAAGTGCTAACAGCCTGCAAGTCTTTGATGATCTCATTTCAATTCAACCTTTGTACGATTAACAGAGGAAGTCCATTGGAAAGTGCCACCATTCAAACCAAATTTCAATTCAACCTTTGTACGATTAACAGATTGCTCTGCAGGCGCCCTGGTAATTGAGCTTTGCCAATTTCAATTCAACCTTTGTACGATTAACAGCTGACCAAAGCGGATTTGGCTCAGTTTTTATTAATACATTTCAATTCAACCTTTGTACGATTAACAGCACCATTCAAGGACAGGCATTCAGCACAAGACCTGATTTCAATTCAACCTTTGTACGATTAACAGTTTAAAGAAAAGAAAATGAGTCGTGTCGTTACTCAATTTCAATTCAACCTTTGTACGATTAACAGGGAATCAATCGCCAGAAAAGGCAAGACAGGTCAATAATTTCAATTCAACCTTTGTACGATTAACAGTCGCGCCGCCGAGCTGGATCACCAGGCCAATCTCTTTATTTCAATTCAACCTTTGTACGATTAACAGGAAAGAAACCAGAAGAAGATAATTATTCTTTTTTTAATTTCAATTCAACCTTTGTACGATTAACAGACCCGCTTTTCCCTCCTGCAAGGAAAACCCTATTCTATTTCAATTCAACCTTTGTACGATTAACAGCAGTTGGGGAAGTGGGATCAGAGATTGTTTCACAGAATTTCAATTCAACCTTTGTACGATTAACAGCTTATTGCTGCATAGAAATAAAGTAGTTCTTTCAATTTCAATTCAACCTTTGTACGATTAACAGCACTTAAACGACCTAAGTAATGAAAATTCAAAAAATTTCAATTCAACCTTTGTACGATTAACAGTTCGCCCATACACGCTTGCCGCTGCCATCATCTATAATTTCAATTCAACCTTTGTACGATTAACAGATTATCAGCACACACGGGGCTAGCACAGTTAATTACATTTCAATTCAACCTTTGTACGATTAACAGTTATTGATGGCCGGATTGGGGTTAGTAATTCAATGGAATTTCAATTCAACCTTTGTACGATTAACAGCGCCGGATCAAAGTTCTGCGGCTTGTAGATCAGCATATTTCAATTCAACCTTTGTACGATTAACAGCAATACATTATGAAGATTGATTTGCCTACAGACTTATTTCAATTCAACCTTTGTACGATTAACAGGAAATTAGGCATAAAGCCATTGAGGCTGCTTGCAATAATTTCAATTCAACCTTTGTACGATTAACAGTCCTCATAGATGTAGTTGGCTGCCTGATTGAACTGATTTCAATTCAACCTTTGTACGATTAACAGCCAGCATCTGGTTTTCTAACGTGGACCGCAAACCAATTTCAATTCAACCTTTGTACGATTAACAGCGTCAACCATCATGACAACAAAGCCGCAAGAATTTTATTTCAATTCAACCTTTGTACGATTAACAGCCGCCGAATCGACGACTATAAAGCCTTGTTTTTAAAGCTTTTTGATAATAAAAATTTCGCCTTACTTAGTAAGAAAGTTGTCGATGTCCAATAATAAGATTTTCCGAGTACATCGACAACCTTTAAAAATACTTTTTTTATTCAATTTATATCAGACTCCATTATTTCCCGACCTTTTTGACTAGTGATTTTTCCTTCACCGACAACATGAATTACAAAAAATTGGTTAGTTCGTTCTTTTCCTTTCCAACGATTTCCTTCTCCAGCCATTTCAAATCCCTACTTTTAAATACGATAATGCTGTCTTCTTCAACTTTCATAATCGATTTTGCCCTTTGCTGCAATTCCTTAAGCTTAACCTCAGTTATATCTCCTTCAAACACGCTGTTCTGTATCCAGTTCAAATACTGCCTACATAGCTTTAACATTTTTCCTACTCGTTTTTCTCCTATGTCATATACCAGGATTACGTACATACTACCACCAGGCTTTAAAAGGTTTATATGTTTCCATTTCGAGTAAATGCTTGGTTAGCTTGTAACATTCCAGCTTTACCAAGTGTTTGTAACTTACATTTCTGTTAAGAGAACGATGTTTGATGGTTTCACTCAGTCGTTCCTCAAAGGTCCGCACAAATACTTTCCGGGCGGTATCCTTCAATACAACACTATTTACTTGCACATCAAAATCTTTCGCCTGTATTTCCTTTTTATTCAATACCTTAAAAATCACCCGGTCCACCAGGATAGGCTTGAATATCTCAGCAAGATCCAGTGCCAGCGAATACCTACGGTAGCCAGGCTCATGTAGAAAGCTGATCGTGGGATTGAGCTGAGTATGATGGATCTGGCCCAGGCAAAGACTATAGCACATCATATTCCCGAAAGACACTAAGGCATTTACTTCATTTTTGGGCGGTTGCTTACTACGACCATTCATAGCAAAATCATTAAGGATAGTGTCAAAAGCAGTATAATATACCTGCCTGATATTGCCCTCTATACCCATCAGCATTTCAATTTCAGTTGCATATTGAATCTGAATGCAATACCCTTCAATGATCTCGATGAGACCGGCGAGATCTTTCCCACGAGACTGGTAATATCGCAGGTTTTTGATAATATTAAAAGTAGCACCCTCTACAAATGTTCGAGCAATGGTCAGCCGCTTCGTCTTATTGCTGTAATGCTTCATCTGTGCAATCT
This portion of the Pseudobacter ginsenosidimutans genome encodes:
- the cas2 gene encoding CRISPR-associated endonuclease Cas2 codes for the protein MYVILVYDIGEKRVGKMLKLCRQYLNWIQNSVFEGDITEVKLKELQQRAKSIMKVEEDSIIVFKSRDLKWLEKEIVGKEKNELTNFL
- the cas1b gene encoding type I-B CRISPR-associated endonuclease Cas1b is translated as MKKTYYLFNAGRMSRKDNTLKFTPVDENGIEGQPKYIPVEGVSDFYCFGALDANSALYNFLGKEQIAVHFFDYYEHYTGSFMPKDYLLAGKMQIAQMKHYSNKTKRLTIARTFVEGATFNIIKNLRYYQSRGKDLAGLIEIIEGYCIQIQYATEIEMLMGIEGNIRQVYYTAFDTILNDFAMNGRSKQPPKNEVNALVSFGNMMCYSLCLGQIHHTQLNPTISFLHEPGYRRYSLALDLAEIFKPILVDRVIFKVLNKKEIQAKDFDVQVNSVVLKDTARKVFVRTFEERLSETIKHRSLNRNVSYKHLVKLECYKLTKHLLEMETYKPFKAWW